A region of the Micromonospora sediminicola genome:
GGCGGACCGGGTCGAAGCAGGAGAGCAGCACCGCCTCGGGCGTGTCGTCGATGATCAGGTTGACGCCCGTGACCGACTCGAAGGCGCGGATGTTGCGCCCCTCCCGGCCGATGATGCGCCCCTTCATCTCGTCCCCGGGCAGGTGCAGGACACTGACCACGCTCTCCGCGGTCTGCTCGCTGGCGACCCGCTGGATGGCGTCCACGACGATGTGCCGCGCGCGCTGCTCGGCGGTGCCCCGGGCGTCCGACTCGATCTCCCGGACCAGCAGCGCCGCCTCCCGCTTCGCCTGCCCCTCGATCGACTCGACCAGCTCGGCGCGGGCCGACTCCGCGGTCAGCCCGGCCACCCGCTCCAGCTCGCGGCGACGCTGCTCCTCCACCTCGGTCAGCGCCCGCTCGCGCTCCGCCAGCGCCGCCTCCCGGGCGGCGAGCGCCGCGGTGGCCGCGGTGAGCTGCCGCTCCCGCTCGGCCAGCCGCTCCACCTCCTCGGTGTGCAGCCGCTCCCGCTCGTCCATCCGGGCGGCCCGCCGCTCGACCTCGGCCGCCTGCTCCCGGGTGGTGGCGGCGAGCACCGCCACCTCGCGCTCACCGCTGCGTCGCGCCGTGGCGCGCAACTGCTCGGCGTCCGCCTCGGCCTGCTTGTGGGCCCGCTCCAGCACGGTGTCGGCCTCGGCCCGGGCGTCGTCGAGCACCCGCCGCGCCTCGGCCCGCGCCGCCTTCGCCTCGGCGTTCGCCGCCGCCGCCTCGGTACGCGCCGCCGCGGCGGCGGACTTCGCCACGTCGATGGTGCTGTTCGCCTCGTCGGCCGCGCTGCGCAACGCCGCCAGGGACTGCTCCTGCCGGTCCTTCTCCGCGATGAACGCCGGGTCCTCCGGCGCCGGGGCCAGGCTGAGCCGCTGGAGCGTACGCACGCCGAACAGCACGGCGCCGACCACCACCACGACGAGCAGCAGGACCACCACGAGCAGGACGACGTCGAAGGCGCTCATGCCGTCGCTCCGCACCGGTACGTCGCCCCGCCGCCGACCCGCCGCGCCTCGCCCACAGGCCGTGGTTCACCGGCGCGTCGTGGCTCACCGGCCTGTCGTGGCTCACCGGCCTGGGGTGGCTCACCAGCCTGGGGTGGCTCACCAGCCTGTCGTGCGCGGTCGCCCGGCGAGGAACGGCCGGGACCGTGTGGCAGACCGCCGGTGAACCTGTGCCGCCCCGCCATGGCCGCCTCCCCTGAACGTCGGCGCCGCAGGACGCGCGCGAAGGGGCACGCACCTGCGGCTCTGGACGCCCGACCGGAGCGGCTGGCTGTGGGTAGCTTTCCGTCGGCGGTGCCCCTCACGGGAACCGCCGGCGGCCGGTTGCAGTTGTCGGACGCTCCGGACCGGGTCCGGAGCGGCCGTCAAGGGGCCGGTGAAGCTGGCCAAAGTGATGCTGTTCTGTTACGCGATCTATGTTGTGCGCTTAGCCTGCGCTGGTCGGGCAAAGTGAGCCTGTATGGCGAGGCTAGGTCGCGAGGGGCCCTCCGGTCAAGAAGTCATGATCAAACCACCCGGACGGAGAGAAGTTGCCTGGTCACGCGGCGTCGATCAGATGCCGGACACGCGCGGACAAAACCCGCCCCCCGTCACCTCACCGTGACCTTCCCGTCCTGCTCAACCCGCATCCGGCCGGCCGCCTCCCGAGCCCACGCTCCACTTCGGTGACCAAGGAGTTGGCGTCTGCCCCGGCGACGCCAACTCCTTGATCAGAAACGACAGGTTCCGGCCCGGGACGGGAGGGGACGGGGCGAGCCGGCCCGGCGGGAGGAGCGGGCCGGGAGGGGTCGGGGGTAGCGCAGAGGTCAGCGGGTGAGCGACCGGGCGGTGGCGACCAGGGCCGCGTTGTCCGGGGCGGGGCTGCCGTCGGGCAGCAGGAGCGTGTCCTCCAGGCCGATCCGGGTGTGCAGACCCCGGCGCACGGCCTCGCCGAACACCGGCCAGGTCGCCGGCCCCTCGCCGTGCAGCAGCACCGGCGGACCCTCGCCGGGCAGGGCGGCGAGGATCGCGGCCGCGTCGGCGAGTGCCCTCTCCACCCGTTCGGCCATGCACTCGACCAGGATCCGCCCGGTCGGCGTCGGCCAGCGGCGCCAGGCGTCGACCGCCTCCTGCGTCCAGATCCCGGCCTCGACCATCACGCCGCGCTCGTGCAGGGCCGCCGCGACCTCCGCCGCGCCGGGCTCGTGGGCGTTGACCGAGGCGAAGTCGGGCAGAACCGTCCAGGCCCGGACGGCGGCCACCCGTTCCACCGGGTCGGGAACGATCCACGCGCCGGTGCTCACCCCGACCGGCAGGCCGGGCCGGGCCGCCCGGACGGCGCTGACCGCCGCGCCGATCACGGCCGGATCGAGCGACTCGGCACCGGCGTCGTCCCGAGGATGGATGTGCACCGCCGCCACCCCCGCGCTCGCGCAGCGGACGGCGTCGTCCGCCAGCTCGGTGGGGGTGAGCGGCACCGCCGGGTGCTCGTCCCGCCGCCGTCCGCCGTTCAGACACGCCTTCAGCACGGCGCACGCTCCCTTCCCCCGAGGGCCGCAGTGCCCTCAGTCGGGCCGGCGGGTGTCGAGGTCGTTCTCGGCGTCGGCCAGCGCGTCGGCGTCGATGTGCTCGGCGAACTCGGCCGCCTCGGCGCTCTGCGCGGCGAGCGCGTCCTTCACCGCCCGGATCGCCACCCCCGCCGGGTAACCCTTGCGGGCCAGCATCCCGACCAGGCGCCGGAACACCGCGTCGGGCTCGCCCCGGGCGGTACGCAGCTTCCGATCGACGAGGGCACGGGCGGTGTCCGCCTCGGTCTCCTCGTCGATCCCGTCGAGCGCCTCGCCGGCCACCTCGCCGTCGACGCCTCGCTGCCGCAGCTCGTTGGCGAGCGCCCGGCGGGCCAGCCCCCGCCCGGCGTGCCGACTGCTCACCCAGGCCCGGGCGAAGGCGGCGTCGTCCACGATGCCGACCTCGTCGTAGCGGTCGAGCACCTGCTCGGCGGTCTCCTCGGAGATGCCCTTGCGGGCCAGCGCGCCGGCCAGCTCGGCCCGGGTGCGGGGCCGCACCGCGAGCTGCCGCAGGCAGATCTCGCGGGCCAGCTCCGCCTCGTCGCGCGGCGGAGCCGGAGCCTCCCCGGATTCGGGCTCCGCCGTGCGACCACGGCGCCCACGGCGCGGCCGGGGCGTGCCGGTGTCGTCACCCGCACGGGGTGGGCTGGCATCCCAGCCCCGCCCCGTGCGGGCGCGTCGTCCTGCCACGGGTCAGCGGATCAGAAGTCGACCGGCGGCAGCTCCGGGCCGCCGGCGGCGTCGCCCGCACCACCGGTGCCGACGCCGAGCTTCTCCAGGATCTTCTTCTCGATCTCGGCCGCCACGTCCGGGTTCTCGCGGAGGAACTCGCGAGCCTTCTCCTTGCCCTGGCCCAGCTGGTCACCGTCGTAGGTGTACCAGGCGCCGGACTTGCGGATGATCGCCTGCTCCACGCCGACGTCGATCAGCGAGCCCTCGCGGGAGATGCCCTTGCCGTACATGATGTCGAACTCGGCCTGCTTGAACGGCGCCGCGACCTTGTTCTTCACGACCTTGACGCGGGTGCGGTTGCCGACCACGTCGGTGCCGTCCTTGAGGCTCTCGATGCGGCGCACGTCGAGCCGGACCGAGGCGTAGAACTTCAGCGCCCGACCACCGGTGGTGGTCTCCGGGCTGCCGAACATCACGCCGATCTTCTCGCGGAGCTGGTTGATGAAGATCGCGGTGGTGCCGGTGTTGTTGAGCACACCGGTGATCTTCCGCAGCGCCTGGCTCATCAGCCGGGCCTGGAGGCCGACGTGGCTGTCGCCCATCTCGCCCTCGATCTCGGCGCGCGGCACCAGGGCGGCGACCGAGTCGATCACGATGATGTCGATCGCGCCGGAGCGGACCAGCATGTCGGCGATCTCCAGCGCCTGCTCGCCGGTGTCCGGCTGGGAGACCAGCAGGGCGTCGGTGTCGACGCCGAGGGCGCGTGCGTACTCCGGGTCGAGCGCGTGCTCGGCGTCGATGAACGCGGCGATGCCGCCGGCCCGCTGGGCGTTGGCCACCGCGTGCAGCGCGACCGTGGTCTTACCGCTGGACTCCGGACCGTAGATCTCGACGACCCGGCCGCGCGGTAGACCGCCCACGCCGAGCGCCACGTCGAGCGCGATGGAGCCGGTCGGGATGACGGCCGTCTGCACGACGGGCCGCTCCCCCAGCCGCATCACCGAACCCTTGCCGAACTGCTTGTCGATCTGAGCGAGAGCAAGGTCGAGCGCCTTCTCCCGGTCAGGCCCTGCTGCCATGGTTGCCACCCCTGCCTTCGCCGGCGTCTTTCCTGAGCTTCGCGTCACGCGGGACACGCTAGGCGCTGGGTCCGACAGAAAACCAGCCGACGGGCCGTGAGCTGTGGACGAGCACCCCGCTGTGGACAATAGCCGAACAGGTGTACGACTGGGCAAGCGACACGCGGAACCGACGAAAAGGCTGCTCAGCGTAGTCGCGCGGGCACCCGGTCGGGATAGGCGGCCACCACGGCGCGCCACACCACGTGCGTTTCCTCACCGGCGGCGAGGGCCTGCTCGACGGTCCGCCCGCCGAGCTGGGACAGCACCTGGTCGCTGGCGAGGCTGGCCGCGTACCCCGGCCCGAACGCCTCCTCCAGCCGCGCCCAGAAGTCGGTCAGCCGCACCTGTTCAGTCCCCCTCGTCGAGTGTGTCGTCCCCGCCGGTGCCCCGCAGCGCCAGCGCCGCCAGCGGCACCACCGCGATGGCTGCCAGCACGGTGAGCGTCGGGTACCCCACCGCCTGCATGACGAACCCGCTGACCGCCGCCGCGCCCGCCCCGGCCAGCCCCATGAGCAGGTCGGACAGGCCCTGCACGCCGGGCCGGTCGGCGGTGGGCACCGACTCCGACAGCAGCGTCGAGCCCGCCACCATGGTGCCCGACCAGCCCAGCCCGAGCAGCGCCAGCCCCACCGCGAGCGGCGGCGTGTGGTGCCCGGCGGTGCCGGCGACCGCGCACGCCGCCAGCAGCAGCGCGACCCCGCCGAGGATCACCGGCCGCCGACCCAGCCGGTCGGTGAGCCAGCCCGTCACCGGCGAGAGCGCGTACATCCCGGCGATGTGCAGGCTGAGCACGATGCCGACCACCGACAGCACGTCCGCGTCGGAGTGCCACTCACCGAGGTGCACCGGGGTCATCGACATCACCGCGACCATCACCAGGTGCCCCACCGCGACCGCGGCGATGCCGAGGCGGGCGGCCGGCCGTCGGCGTACCGTGCGCCACGCGGCGACCATGCCACCGCGACGGGCGACCGGCGGGGCGGCGCCGGCCTCGGGCGCCGCCAGCCGGCGCGCGGTGAGCAGCGGGTCCGGCCGGAGCAGGACCAGGAGCACGGCGGCGGCCAGCGTGAACGCGACGGCGCTGAAGGCGAACGGGCCGGCCAGTGTCGGCAGCCCCCAGCCCTGGGTGGTGTCGTCGGCGAGCGCGGCGAAGTTCGGCGCGGCCACCGAGCCGATGGTGGTGGCCCAGACGACCAGCGAGAGCTGGCGACCCCGGCGCTGCGGCTCGGCCAGGTCGACCGCCGTGTAGCGGGCCTGGAGGTTGGCCGCCGTGCCGCCGCCGAACAGCAGCATGCCGACGAAGAGCAACGGCACCACCCGGGTCGCGGTCGCGACCACCACCAGCACACCACCGACCGCGCCGACCAGGTACGCGGCGACCAGGCCGGGCCGGCGTCCACGGGCGGTCATGAGCCGGGTGACCGGTACGGCGAGCAGCGCGGCCCCGACCACCCCGGCGCTCTGCGCCACCCCGGCCAGGGCGGTGCCGGCGACCCGGGCGGCGAGCAGCGCGCCGACCGAGATGCCGATGGCGACGCCGGTGCCGCCGATGATCTGGGTGAGGAAGAGCAGGCGGAGGGTACGTCGCTGAATGCCGGCGACGTCGGTCCGGGGTGGGGCCGGCGCGGTCAGGTCGGTGGCCATGGCGGACGCTCCTGGAGGTGACGGGCCCCCATCCTCCCGCACCGGACCGGCCGACCGGCACCCGGTTTGGCCCGGCCCTAGAGACCGAGGCCGCGGCCGATGATCTCCTTCATGATCTCGGTGGTGCCGCCGTAGATCGTCTGCACCCGGCTGTCCAGCCAGGCCTTCGCCACCGGGTACTCCAGCATGAAGCCGTAGCCGCCGTGCAGCTGCACGCACCGGTCGGCGACCTTCGTCTGCAGCTCGGTGGTCCACCACTTGGCCTTGGCCGCGTCGGTCACCGAGAGCCGGCCCGCGTTGAACTCGGCGACGCAGTGGTTCACGAAGGTGCGCGCGATGGTGATCTCGGTGTCCAGCTCGGCCAGGAGGAACCGGTTGTGCTGGAACCGGCCGATCGGGCGACCGAACGCCTCCCGGGACCGGGCGTGTTCCAGCGTGAGCGCGAGCAGCTTCTCGCAGGCGGCCACCGCGGCGACGGCGATGCTCAGCCGCTCCCGGGGCAGGTTGGCCATCAGGTGGTAGAAGCCGTGGTTCTCGGTGCCGATCAGGTTCTCCGCCGGCACCCGGCAGTCGTCGAAGAACAACTCGGCGGTGTCGTTGGCCTTCAGGCCGACCTTGGCCAGCCGCCGGCCCCGACCGAAGCCCGGCGTGCCGCTCTCCACCACGACCAGGCTGACCCCGTGCGCGCCCTGCTCCGGCGCGGTCTTGACCACCACGACCACCAGGTCGGCCAGCTCGCCGTTGGTGATGAACGTCTTCTGCCCGTTGAGGACCAGGCTGTCGCCGTCGCGCACCGCGCTGGTGCGGATGCCGGCCAGGTCGCTGCCCGCGCCCGGCTCGCTCATCGCGATCGCGGTGACCAGGTCGCCGGAGCAGAAGCCGGGCAGCCAGCGCTTGCGCTGGTCGTCGGTGGTCAGCTCGGTCAGGTACGGCGCGACCACGTCGTTGTGCAACCCGAACCCGAGGCCCGAGCACCCGGACGCGACGATCTCCTCGTCCAGCACCGCGTTGAACCGGAAGTCGCGCTGCCCGCCGCCGCCGTACTCGGGGTCGACGTCGGGGCCGAGCAGCCCGGCCGCGCCGGCGGCCCGCCACACCTCCCGGTCGACGATCCCGTCGGCCTCCCAGCGCTCGTGGTGCGGCACCGCCTCCCGGGTCAGGAACCGGCGGCACAGGTCCCGGAACTCCTCGTGGACGGGCTCGTAGAGATGCTGCTCCATGGCGGCCAGTCTGGCACCGCTCACCCGCCCTGGACAGAGGCGAGCCGCGCTCGCAGCCGGCGTTCCCGGTGCCTGGTCCGGGCGGCCTGGGCCAGCACCGCGACCAGCACCACCCCGAACCCGATCGCGCTGCCCGTCCACCCCACGTGCAGCGCGATCACGATCAGCACGCCGAGCAGCACGGTGCCCCCGACGGCGCCGAGCAGCGCGCCCCGGCGCACGGCGGGCAGGTTGTCGGTGACCGCCGCGAGATCCGCCTCGTCGGTCGGCGGCTCGCCCCGGCGCAGCGCGGCCATGGTCAGCCGCCAGCCGGCGTTCCGCTCCGCCTCGGCGGGGGTGCGCGGCTCCCCCCAGCGACCGAGGATGAAGAGGAACAGGAAACCCCAGATCACCCCGCCCAGGCCGGCTCGGACCACGGCGACCAGCGCGGAGCCGTCACGCTCGTCCCAGAGTCGCAGCGGCAGCCAGCACAGCCCGGCGATCAGCATGAACATCACGTACGAGCCGGGCGGGCCGAGCCGGACCGGTGACCCACGGCGGGGGGTGACGGACATGACGGGGCCCTACCCGCGCGCGGCATCCGGCAATCCCTTGTGGACATCCGGCGGCGGGTCCGACGTGCCTAGGATGCCCGGATGAGCACACTGACCGGGAAGCAGGTCGCCGACGCGGGGCTGGACGGGTGGACCTTCCTGCTGGGCGCGCTGCACACCCGCATCCGTACCCCGGACTTCGCCGCCGGCCTGGCGCTGGTGGCCGCCGTCGGCGCGGAGGCCGAGCGGGTCGACCACCATCCCGACCTGGACCTGCGCTACACCCACGTCGACGTGCGGCTGTGGTCGCACGACGCGGGCGGGGTGACGGGCCGTGACCTGCGGCTGGCCCGGACGATCTCGGCGCTCGCCGCGGACGCCGGCCTGTCGGTGTCGTACGCCGGGCTGTCCCGGCTGGAACTCGCGCTGGACAGCCCGGAGTACGCGGCCGTGCTGCCGTTCTGGCGGGCGGTCCTGGCCGGGGAGCGCCCAAGCGGTCCTGCCGACGACGAGGTGCGCGACCCGGCCGGCGCGCTGCCCACCGTCTGGTTCCAGTCCTCCGGGCGCGACGAGCCCCGGCAGCGCTGGCACCCGGACGTCTGGGTCGACCCGGCCGAGGTCCGGCCGCGGATGGAGGCCGCGCTGGCGGCGGGCGGCACGCTGGTCAGCGACGCGGAGGCCCCGCACTTCTGGGTGCTGGCGGACCCGGACGGCAACCGGGTCTGTCTCTGCACCTGGCAGGGACGCGACTGAGAAACCGGGGCGACGGCCGGGCGAGGCGACGCTAGCGTGCCGGTGTGGACGCACGCGCGCTGATCGAGGAGTTCAACGCCGCCTGGTCGCGGGGTGACCTGGCGGCGATGTCCGGCTGCCTGGCCGAGGACGTGAGCTACTGCCCGAACGCCTGGGACGGGCCGGCCGGCACGGTACGCGGGCGGGCCGCCGTCGTCGCCGTCCTCGCCGGGCAGTCGGGTTCGGGCGAGGGTCCGGCGCTCGGCGCGGTCTGGGCCACCGACGACCGTGCGGTCTGCGAGTGGGCGTGGCCTCCGGCCGAGGACGGCACGGTGCTGCGTGGGCTGGACGTCTACCGGGTCCGCGACGGGCGGATCGTCGCCAAGGACGTGTTCGGCAAGATCACTTCTTGAGCGCCCCGGCGGCCACCCTCAGGTCGGCGACCAGCCCTTCGTACGCGACGTCCTGGTTGTCGGCGCGCAGCACGGCGGAGGGGTGGATGGTCGCCAGCAGCCGGGTCGCCGGCGCGTCGGCGACCGCTCCGGTCCGGTCCACCGGCACCCGGGCGAAGTCCTCCGGGTGCTGGGCGGCCGCCGGCCACGGCAGCAGCTCGCCGCGTTGCCGGGTCACCCGGAACGTGGGGCCGAGCAGCGCCTTGGCGGCGGTGGCGCCGAGCACCACCACGACGTCCGGGTGCAGCCGGGCGAACTCGGCGACCAGCCAGGGCCGGCAGGCGGTGATGTGCACCCGGTCCGGCGTCTGGTGGACGCGTCGCGTGCCGCGCCGCTCGAAGCGGAAGTGCTTCACCGCGTTGGTCAGGTAGATCTGGCCGGGGTCGAGGCCGGCGTCGTCGACGGCCCGGCGCAGCAGGCGGCCGGCGGGGCCGACGAACGGCAGTCCCTTCTGGTCCTCGACGTCGCCGGGCTGCTCGCCGACGAAGACCACCCGGGCGTGCTCGTCACCGCGCCCGAAGACGGTCTGCGACGCGTCCCGGTACAGCTCGCAGCCCCGGCAGCCGGCCGCCGCGGCGCGCAGCTCGTCGATGGTGTCCGCCCGTGGCGGGATGAACTCCTGCGCTCCGGGCGCGCTGTCGGTCTCGGCCATGCCGACCGTTCTACCCCGTCCGCCGCGCCCCACGCGACCGCCCTGCCGCGAGGTCGCCGAGCGGGGCCCCCGCCGGTCAGGTGGTGAAGGTGGGGCCGGGACGCAACGCGCCGACGAGCGCGTCGGCCAGCACGGAGAGCTCACCCTCGTCGAGGGAGCTGACGGTGACGCGGACGGCGGGGGCGGCGGCGATCCGGTAGGGGCTGCCGGGGGCGACCGACCAGCCGGCGTCGCGCAGGGCGGTGACCGCGACCGTCTCGTCGGGCACCGTCACCCAGACGTTGATCCCGGTGCGTCCGTGCGCGGCCACCCCACGCGCGGCGAGCGCGGCCACCAGCCCGTCGCGCCGGCGGTCGTAGCTGTCCGCCGCGCGTCGCACCAGGTCGGCGGTGGCCGGGTCGCGCCAGAGCGACAGGACCAGGCGTTGCAGCACGGTGGAGACCCAGCCGGCGCCGACCCGCGTCCGGCCGGCCACCCGGGCGACGGTGGCCTCGTCCCCGGCCAGCACGGCGAGCCGCAGGTCGGGTCCGTAGGGCTTGCTCACCGACCGGACGAAGGCCCACGTCGCTGTCGCCCCGGCGAGCGGGTGCAGGGGTACGCGGGCCAGCTCGGCCGCGTGGTCGTCCTCGATCAGCAGCAGGTCGACCCGGCCGGCGAGCAGCGTCCGCAGGGCCGCCGCCCGGTCGGCGGAGACCGCCGCACCGGTCGGGTTCTGGGCCCGGCTGGTGACGACCAGCGCGCGCACCCCGGCGGCCAGCGCGGCCCGCACCCCGGGCTCGGTCGGGCCCTCGTCGTCCACCGGCACCCCGACGGTGCGCAGCCCGAGCGCGGCGACCAGGTCGAGCAGGTTGGCCCAGCCCGGGTCCTCCACCGCCACCGCGTCGCCGGGGCGCAGGTGCGCGGCGAGCAGCCGTTCGATGCCGTCCAGCGCGCCCCCGGTGACGGTCAGGTCGGCGGCCGGCACCCCGTCGGCCGCGAACCGGTCCCGGGCGACGGCGGCCAGTTCGGGCAGGACGGCGGCGTCCGCGTACCCGGTCGGGGTCCCGGCCTCGGCGGCGAGCGCGGCCAGGTGCGGCCCGAGCGGGGGCAGCAGCCGGGGGTCGGGGTGCCCGGCGGAGAGGTTCCGGGTGCCGGGTCGCGGAGGCGGTGCCAGCGCGGCCCGGCGGGTGGCCACCGGCGGGCGGGGCCGGACCGTCGTGCCGTGCCGGCCTGCGGTGGCGACCAGGCCGCGCTGCCGCAGGTCCTGGTAGGCCTTCGCGACCGTGGCCGGGCTGACGCCCAGCTCGCCGGCGAGCGTGCGGACCGCCGGCAGGGCGTCGCCCGGGGCGAGCGCGCCGGCGCGGATGCCGGATTCCACGCTCGCCGAAATGGCCGCCGACGTGGAACCGCTGATCTGATAACGTGCTGCCACAGTTCGAGCATTGTACTAGAACAAAAGGTGGGATGCCGCATGTACCCCCCGACCGCACGCACCACCGCCACCCGCACGCGGGACCGGATGCGCTACGACCGGAACACCGCCCACGCGCTGCTGGACGAGGCGTACCACTGCGCGCTGGCGTTCACCGTGGACGGTGAGCCGCGGGTCCTGCCGACCCTGCACGTCCGCGTCGACGACACCCTCTACCTGCACGGCTCGACCGGCAGCCGGCCGCTGCTGGCCGCCCGGGGCGACGCCGGGCTGCCGGTCTGCGTCGCGGTCACCCACCTCGACGGGCTGGTCTACGCCCGCTCCCAGTTCCACCACAGCGCCAACTACCGGTCCGTGGTCGTGCACGGCACCGCCCGGCTGGTCGATGACGCCGCCGAGAAGGCCGCCGTGCTGACCGCGCTGGTGGAGAAGGTGGCGACCGGCCGGTCCGCCGAGAGCCGGCCGCCGAACCGGCGCGAGCTGGCCGAGACGGCGGTGCTCGCGCTGCCGCTGCGCGAGGTGTCGGTGCGCACCCGCACCGGTGGGGTCAACGACGAGCCGGCGGACGAGAGCCTGCCGTACTGGGCCGGCGTGCTGCCGCTGCGCCTCACGCCCGGGCGGCCCGAGCCGGCCCCGGGCGTCACCGCGCCGGTTCCGGCCTACCTGCGACCGGCGGGGTCGCCGTGGCGGGACCCGGTGGTGCTGCGCGGCGAGCACGTGGTGCT
Encoded here:
- the rny gene encoding ribonuclease Y; the protein is MSAFDVVLLVVVLLLVVVVVGAVLFGVRTLQRLSLAPAPEDPAFIAEKDRQEQSLAALRSAADEANSTIDVAKSAAAAARTEAAAANAEAKAARAEARRVLDDARAEADTVLERAHKQAEADAEQLRATARRSGEREVAVLAATTREQAAEVERRAARMDERERLHTEEVERLAERERQLTAATAALAAREAALAERERALTEVEEQRRRELERVAGLTAESARAELVESIEGQAKREAALLVREIESDARGTAEQRARHIVVDAIQRVASEQTAESVVSVLHLPGDEMKGRIIGREGRNIRAFESVTGVNLIIDDTPEAVLLSCFDPVRREVGRLTLEKLVLDGRIHPHRIEEVYDLARQEVEELCHRAAEDALVEVGITEIHPELVTLLGRLRYRTSYGQNVLKHLVETAHIAGIMAAELRLDVPTIKRCAFLHDIGKALTHEVEGSHAIIGADLARKYGETEDVVHAIEAHHNEVPPQTIEAVLTQASDACSGGRPGARRESLEAYVKRLERIEEIAAGKLGVEKVFAMQAGREIRVMVKPDDVDDIGAAVLARDVAKQIEEELTYPGQIRVTVVRESRVTEIAR
- a CDS encoding 3-keto-5-aminohexanoate cleavage protein; the encoded protein is MLKACLNGGRRRDEHPAVPLTPTELADDAVRCASAGVAAVHIHPRDDAGAESLDPAVIGAAVSAVRAARPGLPVGVSTGAWIVPDPVERVAAVRAWTVLPDFASVNAHEPGAAEVAAALHERGVMVEAGIWTQEAVDAWRRWPTPTGRILVECMAERVERALADAAAILAALPGEGPPVLLHGEGPATWPVFGEAVRRGLHTRIGLEDTLLLPDGSPAPDNAALVATARSLTR
- a CDS encoding regulatory protein RecX, with translation MAGRRARTGRGWDASPPRAGDDTGTPRPRRGRRGRTAEPESGEAPAPPRDEAELAREICLRQLAVRPRTRAELAGALARKGISEETAEQVLDRYDEVGIVDDAAFARAWVSSRHAGRGLARRALANELRQRGVDGEVAGEALDGIDEETEADTARALVDRKLRTARGEPDAVFRRLVGMLARKGYPAGVAIRAVKDALAAQSAEAAEFAEHIDADALADAENDLDTRRPD
- the recA gene encoding recombinase RecA, producing the protein MAAGPDREKALDLALAQIDKQFGKGSVMRLGERPVVQTAVIPTGSIALDVALGVGGLPRGRVVEIYGPESSGKTTVALHAVANAQRAGGIAAFIDAEHALDPEYARALGVDTDALLVSQPDTGEQALEIADMLVRSGAIDIIVIDSVAALVPRAEIEGEMGDSHVGLQARLMSQALRKITGVLNNTGTTAIFINQLREKIGVMFGSPETTTGGRALKFYASVRLDVRRIESLKDGTDVVGNRTRVKVVKNKVAAPFKQAEFDIMYGKGISREGSLIDVGVEQAIIRKSGAWYTYDGDQLGQGKEKAREFLRENPDVAAEIEKKILEKLGVGTGGAGDAAGGPELPPVDF
- a CDS encoding DUF3046 domain-containing protein; this encodes MRLTDFWARLEEAFGPGYAASLASDQVLSQLGGRTVEQALAAGEETHVVWRAVVAAYPDRVPARLR
- a CDS encoding MFS transporter, coding for MATDLTAPAPPRTDVAGIQRRTLRLLFLTQIIGGTGVAIGISVGALLAARVAGTALAGVAQSAGVVGAALLAVPVTRLMTARGRRPGLVAAYLVGAVGGVLVVVATATRVVPLLFVGMLLFGGGTAANLQARYTAVDLAEPQRRGRQLSLVVWATTIGSVAAPNFAALADDTTQGWGLPTLAGPFAFSAVAFTLAAAVLLVLLRPDPLLTARRLAAPEAGAAPPVARRGGMVAAWRTVRRRPAARLGIAAVAVGHLVMVAVMSMTPVHLGEWHSDADVLSVVGIVLSLHIAGMYALSPVTGWLTDRLGRRPVILGGVALLLAACAVAGTAGHHTPPLAVGLALLGLGWSGTMVAGSTLLSESVPTADRPGVQGLSDLLMGLAGAGAAAVSGFVMQAVGYPTLTVLAAIAVVPLAALALRGTGGDDTLDEGD
- a CDS encoding acyl-CoA dehydrogenase family protein; amino-acid sequence: MEQHLYEPVHEEFRDLCRRFLTREAVPHHERWEADGIVDREVWRAAGAAGLLGPDVDPEYGGGGQRDFRFNAVLDEEIVASGCSGLGFGLHNDVVAPYLTELTTDDQRKRWLPGFCSGDLVTAIAMSEPGAGSDLAGIRTSAVRDGDSLVLNGQKTFITNGELADLVVVVVKTAPEQGAHGVSLVVVESGTPGFGRGRRLAKVGLKANDTAELFFDDCRVPAENLIGTENHGFYHLMANLPRERLSIAVAAVAACEKLLALTLEHARSREAFGRPIGRFQHNRFLLAELDTEITIARTFVNHCVAEFNAGRLSVTDAAKAKWWTTELQTKVADRCVQLHGGYGFMLEYPVAKAWLDSRVQTIYGGTTEIMKEIIGRGLGL
- a CDS encoding 4a-hydroxytetrahydrobiopterin dehydratase, with the translated sequence MSTLTGKQVADAGLDGWTFLLGALHTRIRTPDFAAGLALVAAVGAEAERVDHHPDLDLRYTHVDVRLWSHDAGGVTGRDLRLARTISALAADAGLSVSYAGLSRLELALDSPEYAAVLPFWRAVLAGERPSGPADDEVRDPAGALPTVWFQSSGRDEPRQRWHPDVWVDPAEVRPRMEAALAAGGTLVSDAEAPHFWVLADPDGNRVCLCTWQGRD
- a CDS encoding nuclear transport factor 2 family protein; this translates as MDARALIEEFNAAWSRGDLAAMSGCLAEDVSYCPNAWDGPAGTVRGRAAVVAVLAGQSGSGEGPALGAVWATDDRAVCEWAWPPAEDGTVLRGLDVYRVRDGRIVAKDVFGKITS
- a CDS encoding UdgX family uracil-DNA binding protein (This protein belongs to the uracil DNA glycosylase superfamily, members of which act in excision repair of DNA. However, it belongs more specifically to UdgX branch, whose founding member was found to bind uracil in DNA (where it does not belong), without cleaving it, appears to promote DNA repair by a pathway involving RecA, rather than base excision.), which encodes MAETDSAPGAQEFIPPRADTIDELRAAAAGCRGCELYRDASQTVFGRGDEHARVVFVGEQPGDVEDQKGLPFVGPAGRLLRRAVDDAGLDPGQIYLTNAVKHFRFERRGTRRVHQTPDRVHITACRPWLVAEFARLHPDVVVVLGATAAKALLGPTFRVTRQRGELLPWPAAAQHPEDFARVPVDRTGAVADAPATRLLATIHPSAVLRADNQDVAYEGLVADLRVAAGALKK